A segment of the Collimonas fungivorans genome:
GGGATCGGCTGGCAGATGAGATCGTCACTTCGCTTTACTCCGGATAGCGCCACCGGCGCTATCAGTTAAGAAAAAAAAACGTTCCGCCTAGGTGGAGGCTGAGCGGAACAAACGGCGGGAGCACCGAGGATATTGGTCAGGGGTAGATCACACTTAACTAAGCACACTCAATCAAGCACGCCTGGTTAAGCTTAAGTTCTGGTATAGGCAATCACCAGCACGTCTCTGAATGCTTCACGCTTGGCTTCATACGGCAGCACCTTGGTCACGCCGTGCATGGTGCGGGCATCGTCGGCCAGCATCAGGTCCATCGGATCGGTCAAGGTATAGCGGCACATCAGCTTGCCGGCGACATCGGTAATATAAGTTTCGCCGCCGGCCACGTTATGACGGCGCACCATCATGGTCACGATGTAGTCGACGCCGTCGCGGTGCAGCCCTTCCGGCGTCGGGTTGCCCGGAACATGGGAGCTGGCGCGTATGCGGTAAGGGTGCAGGCGGATATTCCATTTGCCGCTGTCGCCCTCGACCCTGTCGAACACTTGCGCCAGCGACAGCAGCAGGCCGGACAGGAAAGGGTTATCGATGAAGTGCTGCTCGAGCGGCTCGAAATGGCGGGCAATATCGCCATTCAGTTTATTGATGTAGCTTGGCTGCACGTATGGCGCATGCGGCAGCTGCTGCAGCACGCCTTCGGCACTGTCCAGTTCGA
Coding sequences within it:
- a CDS encoding 2OG-Fe dioxygenase family protein, yielding MEIDVLAPIRIAPPIIDHLSSELRQRQFSVMSGRAVQAACDVDPATWDEFASCWNNLPQDKYMGDNGNYRFRRYSAFELDSAEGVLQQLPHAPYVQPSYINKLNGDIARHFEPLEQHFIDNPFLSGLLLSLAQVFDRVEGDSGKWNIRLHPYRIRASSHVPGNPTPEGLHRDGVDYIVTMMVRRHNVAGGETYITDVAGKLMCRYTLTDPMDLMLADDARTMHGVTKVLPYEAKREAFRDVLVIAYTRT